A DNA window from Solanum stenotomum isolate F172 unplaced genomic scaffold, ASM1918654v1 scaffold10264, whole genome shotgun sequence contains the following coding sequences:
- the LOC125849745 gene encoding receptor-like serine/threonine-protein kinase SD1-7, producing MELDSVVAILVIFCCSLVTLLASEESIKMGKSITGNQKMISAGGSFALGFFTPCNSTFTYLGIWYNTIPEQTVIWIANRESRIPQNSTVVFTIGDHGNLVIFDVKDQLIWSSNVSSITSNSTVGALLDNGNLVLIHGESDILWQSFDHPTDTFMPDMKLGYNRKTGQRIMINSWTSNEDPRPGNFSFGIDPEGQTRFYILKQNSIYFRFDDSNEYSGGNIGGIAWYISVVSGNDGVFVTYGYTKGLVTLRIVLHPNGYIQLLVWSQNSNKWKVKLQAPESLCERYAECGPFGSCDVGSSGLCRCLTGFEPRFSTDWENGKWNDGCVRKVALSCDGGDIFLKHEEGMKFPDHAISLGHMSIKDCETRCIRNCSCSAYAYSNSTCLIWFGDLLDLSHNFPGGRVLNVRVRGSMPVTHGGSRNSAHRHKVFVASIVSAISIILVLISIFFFIFERKHLRRLGWKNGTKAFIRSVSGLYSVEKSDMKLLQYNFQQIREATNNFHGEHKLGEGGFGPVFKGFLAEFGDVAIKRLSKRSSQGLEEFMNELKLIAKLQHKNLVSLLGCCVEGEEKILIYEYMSNCSLDKFLFDPSLKVTLDWVTRLGIIEGIAQGMLYLHKYSRLKVIHRDLKASNILLDQEMIPKISDFGMARIFGTDQTQANTNRVVGTYGYMSPEYVVYGQFSEKSDVFSFGVLLLEILSGERNSDFLMTEISASLLGWAWNKWKEGKILELIDPSIRETCDSNKATIFILVALLCVQEIPVDRPTMSDVSFMLSNETTPIPEPKEPAFRSSWQSQQLSDVSINEMTITLPIPR from the exons ATGGAGTTGGATAGTGTTGTAGCtattttagttatattttgttgttctttGGTTACGCTTCTGGCGAGTGAAGAAAGTATCAAGATGGGCAAATCAATCACTGGTAATCAGAAAATGATTTCAGCTGGTGGAAGTTTTGCCTTAGGCTTCTTCACTCCGTGTAATTCTACATTTACCTATCTTGGCATATGGTACAACACGATCCCCGAACAAACAGTCATTTGGATTGCTAATAGAGAATCTCGAATTCCTCAGAATTCTACTGttgttttcactattggtgATCATGGGAATTTAGTGATTTTTGACGTAAAAGATCAACTTATTTGGTCATCAAATGTTTCATCcataacttcaaattctacTGTAGGAGCACTACTAGATAATGGAAATCTAGTGCTCATACATGGTGAGTCTGATATATTGTGGCAGAGCTTTGATCATCCTACCGATACGTTTATGCCTGATATGAAACTTGGTTATAATAGAAAAACTGGACAACGAATTATGATCAATTCGTGGACAAGTAATGAAGATCCTCGGCCTGGAAATTTCTCGTTTGGGATAGATCCTGAAGGGCAGACGCGTTTTTATATATTGAAGCAGAACAGTATTTATTTTAGGTTTGATGATAGTAATGAATACAGTGGAGGGAATATCGGAGGAATTGCTTGGTATATTTCTGTTGTTTCGGGAAATGATGGAGTTTTTGTTACGTATGGTTATACCAAAGGGTTGGTAACATTAAGGATTGTTTTGCATCCTAATGGTTACATTCAGTTGCTGGTATGGAGTCAAAATTCTAATAAGTGGAAAGTTAAACTTCAGGCACCAGAATCTCTTTGTGAACGTTACGCGGAGTGTGGTCCATTTGGCAGCTGTGATGTTGGATCAAGTGGATTATGCAGATGCTTAACTGGATTTGAACCAAGATTTTCAACAGATTGGGAGAACGGGAAATGGAATGATGGTTGTGTTAGAAAAGTAGCATTGAGTTGTGATGGCGGAGACATATTCTTGAAACATGAAGAGGGTATGAAGTTTCCGGATCATGCTATCTCCTTAGGACATATGAGCATTAAGGACTGTGAAACGCGGTGCATTAGGAACTGTTCTTGTTCAGCTTATGCTTATTCGAATAGCACCTGTTTAATTTGGTTTGGAGATTTACTGGACCTTTCCCACAACTTTCCTGGTGGCAGAGTTCTCAATGTTCGAGTTCGTGGCTCCATGCCAG TTACTCATGGTGGATCTAGGAATTCGGCTCATAGACACAAAGTTTTCGTTGCGAGTATTGTTTCTGCAATATCTATCATCTTggttcttataagtattttcttctttatcttcGAAAGAAAGCACTTGAGAAGACTAG GCTGGAAGAATGGAACTAAAGCTTTCATTAGGTCCGTGTCTGGTTTATATTCGGTTGAAAAAAGCGATATGAAGTTGCTGCAGTACAACTTTCAGCAAATAAGAGAGGCTACTAACAACTTTCATGGAGAACACAAACTTGGAGAAGGTGGATTTGGTCCTGTGTTTAAG GGGTTTTTAGCTGAATTCGGAGACGTAGCCATCAAAAGGCTAAGCAAGAGGTCATCACAAGGACTGGAGGAGTTTATGAATGAACTGAAGCTAATCGCGAAACTGCAGCATAAGAATCTTGTCAGCCTCTTAGGATGCTGTGTTGAAGGGGAGGAGAAAATACTAATCTATGAGTATATGTCCAATTGCAGCTTGGACAAATTTCTGTTTG ACCCTTCGTTGAAGGTTACACTAGATTGGGTTACACGTTTGGGGATAATAGAAGGAATTGCTCAAGGAATGCTTTACTTGCATAAGTACTCGAGATTAAAAGTCATCCACAGGGACTTAAAAGCAAGCAACATTCTTCTAGATCAAGAGATGATCCCTAAAATATCAGACTTTGGAATGGCAAGGATTTTCGGGACTGATCAAACACAGGCCAATACAAATCGAGTCGTTGGTACATA TGGCTATATGTCTCCGGAATACGTAGTATATGGCCAATTTTCAGAGAAATCGGATGTTTTCAGCTTCGGAGTATTGCTGTTAGAAATCCTGAGTGGTGAACGTAACTCAGACTTTTTAATGACTGAAATTTCCGCGTCCCTCTTAGGATGG GCCTGGAATAAgtggaaagaaggaaaaatcttGGAGTTGATTGATCCGTCCATAAGAGAAACCTGCGACAGTAACAAAGCAACAATATTTATTCTGGTTGCCCTTCTCTGTGTTCAAGAAATCCCTGTTGATCGACCAACAATGTCTGATGTATCTTTCATGTTAAGCAACGAAACAACGCCTATCCCTGAACCAAAAGAACCTGCTTTTCGTAGCAGCTGGCAATCTCAGCAGTTAAGTGATGTATCCATAAATGAGATGACGATTACCTTGCCAATACCGCGATGA